The Lycium barbarum isolate Lr01 chromosome 9, ASM1917538v2, whole genome shotgun sequence genome has a segment encoding these proteins:
- the LOC132612307 gene encoding uncharacterized protein LOC132612307, with protein MKNPKRFRMPDIPKYNGTTDPNEHVTAYTCAIKGNDLADDERESVLLKKFGETLSKRAMIWYHNLPEHSIDSFTMLTDAFVKAHAEAIKVETRKSDLFNVKQRDDEIFREFVARFQMERMDLPQSRTIGMYQSKIRVEDDKILRAASVSWHSGKVSDRLRRVVDRDSRSSSNRNAVDRAPGNRETPRLSEYNICVDVATIAAAVFRNKETRHPKPIQSEPEKRDKNLICKYHHTQGHQIEDCRQLREEVVRLFNLGHLRKFLSERAKTHFKNLDSNKQDRMEEPQQVIHMIMGGTDIPIRPVVNHTKISIAREKRIRNDDPDGPITFNDKDMEGIAQPHNDALVAQLISSDGESSNSWDY; from the exons ATGAAAAACCCTAAGAGATTTCGCATGCCCGATATCCCGAAGTATAATGGGACGACGGACCCTAATGAACATGTGACTGCATATACATGTGCTATTAAGGGCAATGATCTCGCCGATGACGAAAGGGAATCAGTGCTACTTAAGAAATTCGGGGAAACCCTGTCAAAAAGGGCGATGATTTGGTATCATAacttgcccgagcattcaattgaTTCATTTACCATGCTCACTGATGCTTTCGTCAAGGCCCATGCCGAGGCCATCAAGGTCGAAACACGAAAATCAGACTTGTTCAACGTCAAGCAACGAGATGATGAGATCTTCCGCGAGTTTGTGGCTCGATTTCAAATGGAGCGCATGGACTTACCCCAGTCACGGACGATTGGGAT GTACCAGTCGAAGATCAGGGTCGAAGATGATAAAATTCTGAGGGCTGCTTCGGTATCATGGCATTCTGGTAAAGTGAGTGATCGATTGAGGAGAGTGGTAGATCGGGATTCCAGATCGTCATCTAACAG AAATGCTGTCGATAGAGCCCCGGGAAACAGAGAAACTCCAAGGTTATCCGAGTATAATATTTGCGTCGATGTAGCAACCATAGCAGCGGCTGTTTTCCGAAACAAAGAAACAAGGCATCCAAAGCCAATCCAATCTGAACCAGAGAAGCGGGATAAAAATCTTATTTGTAAGTATCATCATACTCAAGGCCATCAGATCGAGGATTGTCGTCAGCTGAGAGAAGAAGTCGTTCGTCTGTTCAATTTAGGACATCTTCGAAAATTTCTAAGTGAACGAGCAAAAACCCATTTCAAGAACCTGGACTCCAACAAGCAGGATAGGATGGAAGAGCCTCAGCAAGTGATACACATGATCATGGGAGGAACTGACATTCCCATCAGGCCGGTTGTAAACCACACCAAAATTTCCATAGCGAGGGAAAAACGTATCCGGAATGATGACCCTGATGGTCCCATCACGTTCAACGATAAGGACATGGAAGGCATCGCCCAGCCGCATAACGACGCACTG gtagctcagctaatatcatccgatggagagtcatcGAACAGCTGGGACTACTAG